A genomic window from Klebsiella quasipneumoniae subsp. quasipneumoniae includes:
- the sucC gene encoding ADP-forming succinate--CoA ligase subunit beta: protein MNLHEYQAKQLFARYGLPAPVGYACTTPREAEEAASKIGAGPWVVKCQVHAGGRGKAGGVKVVKSKEEIRAFAEHWLGKRLVTYQTDANGQPVNQILVEAATDIDKELYLGAVVDRSSRRVVFMASTEGGVEIEKVAEETPHLIHKIAIDPLAGPMPYQGRELAFKLGLEGKQVQQFTKIFMGLATIFLERDLALIEINPLVITKQGDLICLDGKLGADGNALFRQPDLREMRDQSQEDPREAQAAQWELNYVALDGNIGCMVNGAGLAMGTMDIVKLHGGEPANFLDVGGGATKERVTEAFKIILSDDNVKAVLVNIFGGIVRCDLIADGIIGAVAEVGVNVPVVVRLEGNNAELGAKKLADSGLNIIAAKSLTDAAQQVVAAVEGK, encoded by the coding sequence ATGAACTTACATGAATATCAGGCAAAACAACTTTTTGCCCGCTATGGCTTACCGGCGCCGGTGGGTTATGCCTGTACTACTCCGCGTGAAGCAGAAGAAGCCGCTTCAAAAATCGGCGCGGGTCCGTGGGTAGTGAAATGTCAGGTTCACGCTGGTGGCCGCGGCAAAGCGGGCGGTGTGAAAGTGGTGAAGAGCAAAGAAGAGATCCGCGCATTTGCCGAGCACTGGCTGGGCAAACGTCTGGTGACCTATCAAACAGATGCGAACGGCCAGCCGGTTAACCAGATCCTGGTTGAAGCGGCGACCGATATTGACAAAGAGCTGTACCTGGGCGCGGTCGTTGACCGTAGCTCCCGTCGCGTAGTGTTCATGGCCTCTACCGAAGGCGGCGTGGAAATCGAAAAAGTGGCGGAAGAGACCCCGCACCTGATCCACAAGATCGCCATCGATCCGCTGGCGGGCCCGATGCCTTATCAAGGTCGTGAACTGGCGTTCAAACTGGGTCTGGAAGGTAAACAGGTTCAGCAGTTCACCAAGATCTTCATGGGCCTGGCGACCATTTTCCTGGAGCGCGACCTGGCGCTGATCGAAATCAACCCGCTGGTTATCACTAAGCAGGGCGACCTGATCTGCCTCGACGGCAAACTGGGCGCTGACGGCAACGCGCTGTTCCGCCAGCCGGATCTGCGCGAAATGCGCGACCAGTCGCAGGAAGATCCGCGTGAAGCGCAGGCGGCGCAGTGGGAACTGAACTACGTCGCGCTGGACGGCAACATCGGCTGCATGGTTAACGGCGCAGGCCTGGCGATGGGTACCATGGACATCGTTAAACTGCACGGCGGCGAACCGGCTAACTTCCTCGACGTGGGCGGCGGTGCGACCAAAGAGCGCGTCACCGAAGCGTTCAAAATCATCCTCTCTGATGACAACGTGAAAGCGGTGCTGGTGAACATCTTCGGCGGTATCGTACGTTGCGACCTGATCGCTGACGGCATCATCGGTGCGGTAGCGGAAGTTGGGGTTAACGTTCCGGTCGTGGTTCGTCTGGAAGGTAACAACGCCGAACTGGGCGCGAAGAAACTGGCTGACAGCGGCCTGAATATTATTGCAGCGAAAAGTCTGACGGATGCAGCTCAGCAGGTTGTTGCCGCAGTGGAGGGGAAATAA
- the sucA gene encoding 2-oxoglutarate dehydrogenase E1 component, with the protein MQNGAMKAWLDSSYLSGSNQSWIEQLYEDFLTDPDSVDANWRSMFQQLPGTGVKPDQFHSKTRDYFRRLAKDASRYTSSISDPDTNVKQVKVLQLINAYRFRGHQHANLDPLGLWKQERVADLDPAYHDLTEADFQESYNVGSFAIGKDTMKLGELIAALKQTYCGSIGAEYMHITSTEEKRWIQQRIESVAGKASFTAEEKKRFLGELTAAEGLERYLGAKFPGAKRFSLEGGDALIPMLKEMIRHAGKSGTREVVLGMAHRGRLNVLVNVLGKKPQDLFDEFAGKHKEHLGTGDVKYHMGFSSDIETEGGLVHLALAFNPSHLEIVSPVVIGSVRARLDRLDEPSSNKVLPITIHGDAAVTGQGVVQETLNMSKARGYEVGGTVRIVINNQVGFTTSNPLDARSTPYCTDIGKMVQAPIFHVNADDPEAVAFVTRLALDFRNTFKRDVFIDLVCYRRHGHNEADEPSATQPLMYQKIKKHPTPRKIYADKLEQDKVATLEDATEQVNLYRDALDAGECVVKEWRPMNMHSFTWSPYLNHEWDESYPDKVEPKRLQELAKRISTVPEGIEMQSRVAKIYADRQAMAAGEKLFDWGGAENLAYATLVDEGIPVRLSGEDSGRGTFFHRHAVIHNQTNGSTYTPLQHVHNGQGQFRVWDSVLSEEAVLAFEYGYATAEPRTLTIWEAQFGDFANGAQVVIDQFISSGEQKWGRMCGLVMLLPHGYEGQGPEHSSARLERYLQLCAEQNMQVCVPSTPAQVYHMLRRQALRGMRRPLVVMSPKSLLRHPLAVSSMDELANGTFLPAIGEIDQLDPQAVKRVVLCSGKVYYDLLEQRRKNEQKDVAIVRIEQLYPFPHQAVQDALKAYAHVHDFVWCQEEPLNQGAWYCSQHHFREVIPFGASLRYAGRPASASPAVGYMSVHQKQQQDLVNDALNVD; encoded by the coding sequence ATGCAGAACGGCGCAATGAAAGCCTGGCTGGACTCTTCTTACCTCTCTGGTTCGAACCAGAGCTGGATAGAACAGCTCTATGAAGACTTCTTAACCGATCCTGACTCTGTTGACGCCAACTGGCGTTCAATGTTCCAGCAGTTACCTGGCACCGGAGTTAAACCGGATCAATTTCATTCCAAAACGCGTGATTATTTCCGTCGACTGGCGAAGGATGCCTCACGTTACACTTCTTCGATTTCCGACCCAGACACCAATGTGAAGCAGGTTAAAGTCCTGCAGCTCATCAACGCATACCGTTTCCGTGGCCACCAGCATGCGAATCTCGATCCGCTGGGGCTGTGGAAGCAAGAGAGAGTGGCGGATCTCGATCCGGCCTACCACGATCTGACCGAGGCCGATTTCCAGGAAAGCTATAACGTAGGTTCATTTGCCATCGGTAAAGACACGATGAAGCTGGGCGAGCTGATTGCCGCCCTTAAGCAAACCTACTGCGGCTCCATCGGCGCGGAATACATGCATATCACCTCTACCGAAGAAAAACGCTGGATCCAGCAGCGCATTGAATCGGTAGCCGGCAAAGCGAGCTTTACCGCGGAAGAGAAAAAGCGTTTCCTCGGCGAACTGACTGCCGCGGAAGGGCTGGAGCGCTACCTCGGCGCCAAATTCCCGGGGGCGAAGCGCTTCTCGCTGGAGGGTGGCGACGCCCTGATCCCCATGCTCAAAGAGATGATCCGCCATGCGGGTAAGAGCGGCACCCGTGAAGTGGTGCTGGGCATGGCGCACCGTGGCCGTCTCAACGTGCTGGTCAACGTGCTGGGTAAAAAACCGCAGGACCTGTTCGACGAGTTTGCCGGCAAACATAAAGAACACCTCGGTACCGGCGATGTGAAGTACCACATGGGCTTCTCTTCCGATATAGAAACCGAAGGCGGTCTGGTGCACCTGGCGCTGGCGTTTAACCCGTCGCACCTCGAGATCGTCAGCCCGGTGGTGATCGGTTCCGTACGCGCCCGTCTGGATCGTCTGGACGAGCCGAGCAGCAACAAGGTTCTGCCGATCACTATCCACGGCGACGCCGCGGTGACCGGTCAGGGCGTGGTTCAGGAAACCCTGAACATGTCCAAAGCCCGCGGTTACGAAGTGGGCGGGACCGTGCGCATCGTTATCAACAACCAGGTGGGCTTCACGACCTCTAACCCGCTGGATGCGCGTTCGACCCCGTACTGCACCGACATCGGTAAAATGGTGCAGGCGCCGATTTTCCACGTCAACGCCGACGACCCGGAAGCGGTCGCTTTCGTCACCCGTCTGGCGCTGGATTTCCGCAATACCTTCAAACGCGATGTCTTCATCGACCTGGTGTGCTACCGCCGTCACGGCCATAACGAAGCCGATGAGCCGAGCGCAACCCAGCCGCTGATGTATCAGAAGATCAAAAAGCACCCGACTCCGCGCAAAATCTATGCTGACAAGCTGGAGCAGGACAAGGTCGCGACCCTGGAAGATGCTACCGAGCAGGTTAACCTCTACCGCGATGCGCTGGATGCCGGCGAATGCGTGGTGAAGGAATGGCGTCCGATGAACATGCACTCCTTTACCTGGTCGCCGTACCTCAACCATGAGTGGGACGAGAGCTATCCGGATAAAGTGGAGCCGAAGCGTCTGCAGGAGCTGGCCAAACGCATCAGCACGGTGCCGGAAGGTATCGAAATGCAGTCCCGCGTGGCGAAAATTTACGCCGACCGCCAGGCGATGGCGGCAGGTGAGAAGCTGTTCGATTGGGGCGGCGCTGAAAACCTGGCCTACGCCACGCTGGTTGACGAAGGTATTCCGGTGCGTCTGTCCGGGGAAGACTCCGGTCGCGGCACCTTCTTCCACCGTCATGCGGTGATCCATAACCAGACCAATGGTTCAACCTACACCCCGCTGCAGCATGTCCATAACGGTCAGGGCCAGTTCCGCGTTTGGGACTCCGTGCTGTCTGAAGAAGCGGTGCTGGCGTTTGAATATGGTTACGCCACCGCAGAGCCGCGTACTCTGACCATCTGGGAAGCGCAGTTTGGCGACTTCGCCAACGGCGCGCAGGTGGTGATCGACCAGTTCATCTCCTCCGGTGAGCAGAAGTGGGGCCGGATGTGCGGCCTGGTGATGCTCCTGCCGCACGGCTACGAAGGCCAGGGCCCGGAGCACTCCTCCGCCCGTCTGGAGCGTTATCTGCAGCTGTGCGCTGAGCAGAATATGCAGGTATGCGTGCCGTCCACGCCGGCGCAGGTGTACCACATGCTGCGTCGTCAGGCGCTGCGCGGTATGCGTCGTCCGCTGGTGGTGATGTCGCCGAAGTCGCTGCTGCGTCATCCGCTGGCGGTCTCCAGCATGGATGAGCTGGCGAACGGCACTTTCCTGCCGGCCATCGGTGAAATCGATCAACTTGATCCGCAGGCTGTGAAGCGCGTGGTGCTGTGCTCTGGTAAGGTTTACTACGACCTGCTGGAACAGCGCCGTAAAAACGAGCAAAAAGATGTCGCTATCGTTCGTATCGAGCAGCTCTATCCGTTCCCGCATCAGGCGGTGCAGGATGCGCTGAAAGCGTATGCGCACGTACATGATTTTGTCTGGTGCCAGGAAGAGCCGCTCAACCAGGGCGCATGGTACTGCAGCCAGCATCACTTCCGTGAAGTGATTCCGTTTGGGGCCTCTCTGCGTTATGCAGGCCGCCCGGCCTCCGCCTCTCCGGCGGTAGGGTATATGTCCGTTCACCAGAAACAGCAACAAGATCTGGTCAATGACGCGCTGAACGTCGATTAA
- the sdhB gene encoding succinate dehydrogenase iron-sulfur subunit SdhB, producing the protein MKLEFSIYRYNPDVDDAPHMQDYTLDAEEGRDMMLLDALIQLKEKDPSLSFRRSCREGVCGSDGLNMNGKNGLACITPISALNQPGKKIVIRPLPGLPVIRDLVVDMGQFYAQYEKIKPYLLNNGQNPPAREHLQMPEQREKLDGLYECILCACCSTSCPSFWWNPDKFIGPAGLLAAYRFLIDSRDTETSERLDGLSDAFSVFRCHSIMNCVSVCPKGLNPTRAIGHIKSMLLQRSA; encoded by the coding sequence ATGAAACTCGAGTTTTCAATTTATCGCTATAACCCGGATGTTGACGACGCTCCGCACATGCAGGATTACACCCTCGACGCGGAAGAAGGTCGTGACATGATGCTGCTGGATGCGCTGATCCAGCTGAAAGAAAAAGATCCGTCGCTGTCGTTCCGCCGCTCCTGCCGTGAAGGGGTCTGCGGTTCCGATGGCCTGAACATGAACGGGAAAAACGGTCTGGCGTGCATCACGCCGATCTCCGCGCTGAATCAGCCGGGCAAGAAGATTGTTATCCGCCCGCTGCCAGGATTACCGGTTATCCGTGATTTGGTGGTGGACATGGGGCAATTCTATGCACAATATGAGAAGATTAAGCCTTACTTGTTGAATAATGGGCAAAATCCTCCGGCTCGCGAGCATCTGCAGATGCCTGAGCAGCGTGAGAAGCTCGATGGCCTGTACGAGTGTATTCTGTGCGCATGTTGTTCGACCTCGTGCCCGTCGTTCTGGTGGAACCCGGACAAGTTCATCGGCCCGGCCGGCCTGTTGGCGGCGTATCGCTTCCTGATCGACAGTCGCGATACCGAAACCAGCGAGCGTCTGGACGGCCTGAGCGATGCTTTCAGCGTATTCCGCTGTCACAGCATTATGAACTGCGTCAGTGTGTGTCCTAAGGGGCTGAACCCGACGCGCGCCATCGGCCATATTAAGTCGATGCTGCTGCAGCGCAGCGCGTAA
- the odhB gene encoding 2-oxoglutarate dehydrogenase complex dihydrolipoyllysine-residue succinyltransferase, translating to MSSVDILVPDLPESVADATVATWHKKPGDAVVRDEVLVEIETDKVVLEVPASADGILDAVLEDEGATVLSRQILGRLREGNSAGKESSEKADAKASTPAQRQQASLEEQNNDALSPAIRRLLAEHNLDAAAIKGTGVGGRLTREDVEKHLAKAPAAAEAKAPAAAPAAAPAPQLGHRSEKRVPMTRLRKRVAERLLEAKNSTAMLTTFNEVNMKPIMDLRKQYGDAFEKRHGIRLGFMSFYVKAVVEALKRYPEVNASIDGDDVVYHNYFDVSMAVSTPRGLVTPVLRDVDLLGMADIEKNIKELAVKGRDGKLTVDDLTGGNFTITNGGVFGSLMSTPIINPPQSAILGMHAIKDRPMAVNGKVEILPMMYLALSYDHRLIDGRESVGFLVAIKELLEDPTRLLLDV from the coding sequence ATGAGTAGCGTAGATATTCTGGTTCCCGACCTGCCTGAGTCCGTAGCTGACGCAACCGTCGCCACCTGGCACAAAAAACCGGGCGACGCGGTCGTCCGTGACGAAGTCCTGGTCGAAATCGAAACTGACAAAGTGGTACTGGAAGTACCGGCATCAGCGGACGGCATTCTGGATGCAGTGCTGGAAGACGAGGGCGCTACCGTCCTGTCTCGCCAGATCCTTGGCCGCCTGCGCGAAGGTAACAGCGCAGGTAAAGAAAGCAGCGAAAAAGCCGATGCGAAAGCGTCCACGCCGGCGCAGCGTCAGCAGGCCTCTCTGGAAGAGCAGAACAACGATGCGCTGAGCCCGGCGATCCGTCGTCTGCTGGCTGAACACAACCTCGACGCGGCGGCCATCAAAGGCACCGGCGTCGGCGGCCGCCTGACCCGCGAAGATGTCGAGAAACATCTGGCGAAAGCCCCGGCGGCGGCAGAAGCCAAAGCGCCAGCCGCTGCCCCGGCAGCCGCGCCGGCGCCGCAGCTGGGCCACCGCTCTGAAAAACGCGTCCCGATGACCCGCCTGCGTAAACGCGTGGCCGAGCGTCTGCTGGAAGCGAAAAACTCCACCGCCATGCTGACCACGTTCAACGAAGTCAACATGAAGCCAATCATGGATCTGCGTAAGCAGTACGGCGACGCGTTCGAAAAACGTCACGGCATCCGTCTGGGCTTTATGTCCTTCTACGTGAAAGCGGTCGTGGAAGCGCTGAAACGCTATCCGGAAGTGAACGCCTCTATCGATGGCGACGACGTGGTGTACCACAACTACTTCGACGTCAGCATGGCCGTATCCACTCCACGCGGCCTGGTCACCCCGGTTCTGCGTGACGTTGACCTGCTGGGCATGGCGGATATCGAAAAGAATATTAAAGAGTTGGCGGTGAAAGGCCGTGACGGCAAGCTGACCGTAGACGACCTGACCGGCGGTAACTTCACCATTACCAACGGCGGCGTGTTCGGCTCCCTGATGTCCACGCCGATCATCAACCCACCGCAGAGCGCCATCCTGGGTATGCATGCCATTAAAGACCGTCCGATGGCGGTGAATGGCAAGGTAGAGATCCTGCCGATGATGTACCTGGCGCTCTCCTACGACCACCGTCTGATCGACGGACGTGAATCGGTAGGCTTCCTGGTGGCGATTAAAGAGCTGCTGGAAGATCCGACCCGTCTGCTGCTGGACGTGTAG